Proteins encoded together in one Triticum dicoccoides isolate Atlit2015 ecotype Zavitan chromosome 7B, WEW_v2.0, whole genome shotgun sequence window:
- the LOC119340502 gene encoding uncharacterized protein LOC119340502, whose protein sequence is MEFLLQPINRTLLEEVNESNGTMEPVRFPVAAPAEIPAPAPAGSSADGQIYRPEASGGDKAQGSEHSIEQLDPKTPGWMQRVRVGAAAPGRPPCADRVTTLEKTVREFAEHPRDIVMMPKIGTSFDTLGEAYDFYNLYSWKKGFGIRYRKSRLNVNRTKCMQEIVCGCAGKPIVENTRSCRCECPALIRLLRTKDNGWYIAEHRDGHNHALSQTYGQTIHWPSHKHIDVYSKDLVKQLRQNNVNLSKVYSIIGSFFGKMENVPFTK, encoded by the exons ATGGAATTCTTGCTGCAGCCAATAAACAG AACTCTGCTTGAGGAGGTCAATGAAAGTAACGGGACAATGGAGCCCGTTCGGTTCCCAGTGGCCGCGCCGGCGGAGATTCCTGCTCCAGCCCCGGCCGGGTCAAGTGCGGACGGCCAGATCTATCGGCCGGAAGCATCAGGCGGGGACAAGGCTCAGGGGTCAGAGCACTCAATAGAGCAGTTGGACCCCAAGACGCCAGGATGGATGCAAAG GGTGCGTGTAGGTGCTGCTGCTCCAGGCAGGCCTCCTTGTGCGGACAGGGTCACGACGCTGGAGAAGACCGTGAGGGAGTTTgcggagcatccaagagacatagtTATGATGCCAAAGATTGGAACCAGTTTCGACACCCTCGGAGAAGCATATGACTTTTACAATTTGTACTCATGGAAGAAAGGATTTGGTATTCGTTACAGAAAGAGCAGGCTGAATGTGAATAGGACGAAGTGTATGCAAGAGATCGTGTGTGGATGCGCG GGCAAGCCAATCGTTGAGAATACTCGTTCGTGCCGGTGTGAATGCCCGGCCCTCATCAGACTCCTGAGGACAAAGGACAATGGATGGTACATAGCAGAGCATCGAGATGGGCACAACCATGCATTGTCACAAACGTATGGCCAGACAATACACTGGCCGTCACACAAGCATATTGACGTTTACAGCAAGGATCTAGTTAAGCAGTTGAGGCAGAACAATGTCAATTTGTCAAAAGTCTACAGCATTATTGGAAGCTTTTTCggaaagatggagaatgtgccattCACCAAGTAG
- the LOC119340501 gene encoding fructose-1,6-bisphosphatase, chloroplastic-like, producing the protein MTLSPRTLRPPLPLPLPPTSNRRPPPRPSRPRLPALARRRSSSVLLARPPRAGAGAGDGGMASHPTLLEHMGRAGAPADLAVLVAHIQAACKRIAALVASPGNADLSRAKPAAAGGASAAAGRDAPKPLDELSNEIILSSLQSSGKVAVVASEENDLPVWMCDDGPYVVVTDPLDGSRNIEVSIPTGTIFGIYDRLVELDQLPVEEKAQLNSLQSGSRLVAAGYVLYSSATIFCISFGAGTHGFTLDRSTGEFVLTHPSMQIPPRGQIYSVNDARYFDWPEGLKKYIDTIRQGKGQHPKKYSARYVCSLVADFHRTIIYGGVAMNPRDHLRLVYEANPLSFLAEQAGGRGSDGKTRILSIQPVKLHQRLPLFLGSMEDMLELESYGDVQQKVNPGYDV; encoded by the exons ATGACGTTATCCCCTCGCACACTCCGCCCGCCCCTCCCGCTCCCGCTCCCGCCAACTTCaaaccgccgcccgccgccgcgtccCTCCCGCCCTCGCCTCCCGGCGCTCGCGCGCCGCCGCAGCAGCAGCGTTCTCCTCGCCCGGCCGCCGCGCGCGGGCGCGGGCGCCGGGGACGGCGGTATGGCGTCGCACCCCACGCTGCTCGAGCACATGGGCCGGGCCGGCGCGCCCGCCGACCTCGCCGTCCTCGTCGCCCACATCCAGGCCGCCTGCAAGCGCATCGCCGCGCTCGTCGCGTCCCCCGGCAACGCCGACCTCTCGCGGGCCAAGCCAGCCGCTGCCGGTGGCGCGTCCGCGGCGGCCGGCCGCGACGCGCCCAAGCCGCTCGACGAATTGTCG AACGAGATCATCCTGTCGTCGCTCCAAAGCTCCGGAAAAGTTGCGGTGGTGGCGTCTGAAGAAAACGATCTCCCCGTTTGGATGTGCGACGACGGTCCCTACGTTGTTGTCACCGACCCGCTTGATGGTTCTCGCAACATCGAGGTGTCGATCCCCACTGGAACGATATTCGGGATATACGACAGGCTGGTGGAACTCGACCAGCTCCCTGTGGAGGAGAAAGCTCAGCTCAATTCACTGCAGAGCGGCTCTCGCTTGGTCGCTGCTGGATACGTCCTGTATTCATCTGCCACTATTTTCTGCATCAGTTTCGGCGCAGGAACCCATGGATTCACATTGGATAGATCTACAGGAGAATTTGTTCTGACGCATCCTTCCATGCAAATACCCCCCAGAG GACAGATATATTCAGTGAATGATGCGCGGTATTTCGACTGGCCAGAGGGCCTGAAGAAGTACATTGACACGATCAGACAAGGCAAGGGGCAGCATCCCAAGAAGTACTCGGCTCGGTACGTGTGCTCGCTGGTTGCTGATTTTCATCGGACGATCATATATGGTGGAGTCGCAATGAACCCAAGGGATCACCTTCGGTTGGTTTACGAGGCGAATCCTCTCAGTTTCCTTGCCGAGCAGGCAGGGGGGCGAGGCTCAGATGGCAAGACCAGAATCCTCTCCATTCAACCTGTGAAGCTGCACCAGAGGCTGCCATTGTTCCTGGGGAGCATGGAGGACATGCTTGAGCTAGAAAGCTATGGAGATGTCCAGCAGAAGGTCAATCCTGGATACGATGTTTAA